One genomic segment of Chloroflexota bacterium includes these proteins:
- a CDS encoding helix-turn-helix transcriptional regulator, with the protein MAPDDAPPNETLGRRVGRLRGLLGWTQQELADRIAISRVAVSHLEMSLSVPSERTVTLLAGVFRVEPHELIEGTAYPTAKAERLPLVAARYTEVELQLALLQRDLEWLQRLGAEAATASVQVQVREEWARRLATLADSTADPAERRLLAESRATLGHQIDGIRQAARGSHTV; encoded by the coding sequence ATGGCGCCTGACGACGCCCCGCCGAACGAGACGCTCGGACGCCGTGTCGGGCGGCTGCGCGGACTGCTCGGCTGGACGCAGCAGGAGCTGGCGGACCGGATCGCCATCTCCAGGGTGGCGGTCTCGCACCTGGAGATGAGCCTCAGCGTGCCCAGTGAGCGCACGGTCACGCTGCTGGCCGGCGTCTTCCGTGTCGAGCCGCACGAGCTGATCGAGGGCACAGCCTATCCGACCGCCAAGGCCGAGCGTCTGCCACTGGTCGCCGCCCGCTACACCGAGGTCGAGCTGCAACTGGCGCTGCTCCAGCGAGATCTTGAGTGGCTGCAGCGGCTCGGAGCCGAGGCAGCGACGGCGTCCGTTCAGGTGCAGGTGCGCGAGGAATGGGCGCGGCGGCTGGCGACGCTCGCTGATTCCACCGCCGATCCCGCCGAGCGACGTCTCCTGGCCGAGAGCCGCGCCACGCTGGGCCACCAGATCGACGGCATCAGGCAGGCTGCCCGAGGCTCACACACGGTCTGA